TTAACTGAAAAGCTTAGATGTGATTTTAAAAGTATCAGTCAAAGTAATGTGTTTAGTTCTTTGCTAATCATGGCTGAGGAAGATAGAAAGTTTCAAATAGCAGAGTATGGCATACATTAAAAAGCAGGAGCGAATGAGCGGCGGGCATCACATGGCCCCTCAGCACTTAACAAAAGCACCCCCAAGTTTttgttattcatttatttacttatttggATATACACCATTTACGCATGCACATGCTTAGCATTTACCCATACAAGTACATCATTGAGAATGTCCTTGGCCACCTTACTATTTATGTGATAAGAATTcattcatgaatttttttcatgcaaaactGTAAACATAGTTAAATCCCCCCCTCCCaacaattatatgcaaactgaAATTTCTTACCAGGGTCACGAGGAATGCTCCCTTTGTCCCTATACTGCTGAGCATATTCTGTCATCTTCTCTGTGAAACGAAATAAAAACAACTGGTTACCTAGCTacctttgaaaataagcaatgAACAAGACAAGTGCGGCAGGCCAATTTCGCATAAAATAAATCAGTGAAATCCTTTTCACTTTCAATAGTAAAATTATCTAAAAGAAAGGGAAGATATAAATTAGCAATGTTATCCATTTGCATATATGAAAGAAGTGCATAGACCATATGGCAGATCTACTTCTATGTTCACTTAATGTGCCTTTAACACGGTTTCAAGTAAAGCTGAAGCAATCATGAGAAAAACTGATGCATGGCTTTCCAACAGTGCTCAAACAATAAGCTAggaaattgttttgaaaaagtcaCCTGTTTGCATGATGTGCGAGATATTGTTACAAGGAGGAATAAGGTGATCTTTGTCACTTGATATCTGTAAATGGCATGGAGACCAAAGAGCTGCAGCTCCACAAAGTGCATCATCCTGAGGTAAATGGATCGGACTTGCAGCAAGATGCATGATTGCTTGTGCCTGCAAAATCCAGATAGGTTGTATTGTAAGACCAACATGTGACTGGAGTTACCACCAGGTATTCAAGTATCATTACCTTATCAGTTGGCACTCCATCATACACATTCACCTTGCCACAATAGAAAATCGTCATTTGCCCCACTGAAGGATTTGTAGCACACGGACTCCTGTGTCCACATTGTCAaatacttcaatttataaaacttattcAAATGTGTGGATGGACATGATATGCCACTTTTTTTTacagtaaaaactaaaaagccACGAGACCGaggggccctgccttggagaggttccccgacataaaaaaaataaaaaagtagccATGGAATTTGCACttgttttaaggaaaaaaattccattaaagaaaaaaaaatacaacatttaaAAGTGCAAAGCGCTGTTTATAATTACATTCTGCTCAAGTTCTAGACAAGGTAATTTCTGATCTGGTGTTTTCACATCCTGCCAAATAATCAATAGATGACTTTAAAGTTAAAACTTCCATCGCTTTCATTAATATCCAAAATGTCAAGAAGCGGAAAGAGAAAACAGAAAATCATTTGCTTTTATCTGTCCTGAAATTCAGCACTAAAAGATAAAAGCATTTggtttttctaaaattgcacAATATTTGGCGAATAGATGATTGCTTTGGTTCGTGGAAAACCCTCATTATAGCATGAAACCCAGGCCACATAACAAAATCCAACTATAAATCATTCTCTAGCAGAAATAGTAACATAATCCAGACTATGGCATTCAGACAAGGAATTGACGATGGGTCCAATATCTCACTAATTAGGATGGTATGCAAAGTTAAACCTTGCcaagttgagtttttttatttaaaaaaaattaaaagtgcaTCTCTCATGTTAGAAAAGTGTCCGGTCAATAAAACTGAAAGTTTCTGGAAACAATCTGCACAATTAACTGTTGGTTAGGTAACTCTTCATGCTATGGCTTTCTCAATACATTGCCAAGCCTACTCACCAGATAACATATTGATATCACTGTGATATATACATAGCACAAAACTTTCCATGCATAGTAGGGGTgcataagattttttttttttttttgggggggttcAATCTGGTGCTATAAAGTAGACTGTTAAATGATTCTGCCACATCATTCCGCAGCCCCCGTTTTAAAATCTCCCCCATTTTCTAGATTCCTTCCAATTGAGcacaaaaatactaattttatctaatatatAGTAGCTTTTCATACCTACAGTTGCTCTTGCTCACCTTTCTAGCtatatttatttccaaaaaggtatttgaaaatatttcgtATATACCAAGGAAAATCTTGTTTCAACAACTTTGGCTTCACGCTACCCTACACTCAACGCCAACCAATCGACACCAGCTTCTTTATGAAGAAACTTAACCAGCAAGGGCATCCACTATCAGCATATATCTCTGTCCTTCTTGTTCAGTCTTTACTGAGTTCATCTTGTTCAAGCAAAACACCTCATCAGTGTCTTTCAATATCAGCCAACCATATTGCTTGAGTTTAAACAATCCCCCAGGCCATCAAATACACCAACACCGACCAATCCCCAACATAGAAGCCAAACAAATTCGACcgcaaaaaagttgaaagaatATTTTGGAGAATGTTGTGTGAAGGTCCTAAAGGAACACGCCTCAGGAAACAAAAATTAGCAACCAAgcagaaaaatatattcaaaaccaTCTTAAAGAATCAAAGACAGATAGATACTAAATTAACACCATTCAGTAACTTCCTGGTTAAAAACTTCCATAACTAATCACAGCATATTAATACCAATTAAAAAAAGTCAAAGCACATTAAGTATAAGGGCATAACCAGAAACGTAATGTTAAAAGCTAGACCTGGGACTAACGGCATTGTTATCTATATCAGCCGATCGATCCCCAGAAGGAGCCGATTTGGGCGGATCCTTTCTCCCTTGTGATTCTTCTGCCGATAATGAAACTTGGACATCAGGACTCGGTTCCTTAACCGAATCAACCGAATTGGAAGTCGCctacaaatatataattaattcattcAAAAGAAACATGTTAAataagttttcaaaatatataaaacaaacgAATATTGAACGAAAGAGAAAAGTGAAGCTTTGTTCGGTAGTTAAGAAAGGATTATATATCATTAACAAAAGAGAGCAAAGTTCAAGTCAGCCTTTTTTCAACATTTGGGTCAAACTTGTAGTACTTTTGCTCGAACTAAAGCCGTCACTAACTGTCCCCTCCCcccacaaagaaaaaaaaaacacagacaCAGGATttataagcaaataaaaaaaatattttctttcgtCGATTTTCTGGGGAACCAAAcgaggagggggggggggggggggggtaagaGCGGGTGAGACTCACGCGCGGAAGAGAAACGACGGCCTTCCTGAGAACTCCGGAGGCGGAATCGTCGACGCTCGGCTCGAGCAGAGCCTTGAGGGAAATCACCTGCTGGATCGCCTGCGATTTGTTCCACGACGGTCTGCGCATTCCTGTACGGACACGtgtcattatttttattcattttttaaacaagttaCATATTTATacagagagagggggaggggaggggggagtGTAGAGAGTGTCGCAGCCTCCCACGGGTTTTCAGGGAGCGGGAAACACGGGGAAGGGCAAAATCGGGAATAGGGGAGGATGGGGGTTTGTGTGAGAAACCTTTATCTTTGAGGAATTTGCGGCAGTCTTCGCGGGTGAGCTGGGAAATGTCCTCCTCGGTGAGCTGGTTGAGGGGTTTGTCGAGTATGGACCGGcacgtcgtcgtcgtcgtcgttgTCGCAGCGGCGCTCATGGCGAAGAATCCGCCGGGACCCGCGGGTGATCTGTGCAGTTGTCGTAAATTTGAGGTGCGTTTGGGTTAAATGTGTTGGGGGATGAGGGGAGGGGAGGAGAGGGCAGGCGAGGGGGGAAGAGAGcgtgcgagagagagaaagagagagtgcgTGCGGGTGGGTGGGGGGTGAGttaggagaaagaaaagagtaGGCGCGGCGGAGACTCTCCTCTTTGCTAGGGACTTTTTACAATCTAGGATGCACCCTAGCCTGCCACGTACTACGTTGTCTTAATTATTATTGTCTAAACTAATTATCctcttctattattttattttattttactcattatttAACTCCATCcacctttttatttctttgttctttttcccCTACCCCAACAGTGGTGtcgtaatttttttcatttaaatcaacaaagtaaaaagaagatgaaaggaGAAGAGTGCAGAAAactttagtataaatattaaataataattttttttataataatttttgttaaaataatatttcgtataaattctaaatgtacaaattttatataaatatttcattatcttttataaaaatttaaattccataaaaaaaataaatctccacattTTTCTATCGTAGAATAGGATGGAAAAGATGGAAAATAGGATTTTAGATGAATAATAGCATTTCTCTTAGATTTTAAACCTCTTTGGTGTCAAATATAAGGGGTCTATACATTGTCAAATCGAATAGAAGGTGTGATGGCGTTTAGTTTATCACAATGTTGGTAATAGTTGGATGTTTAATTTTAGAGTTCATGTATAAGTAATTTAgatttgatttagaaaaaagaagtatagtcagatttagaaaaataaaatttaaaaattaatatgatataatgtgttacattaaatatattttataataaaataatatttacaatctaatatattatatcaaataatatcatatataaatttttttaaattgaatatttagtACTTAAGAGCCTACCCATGGAAAAAAAAGCTTCAAAAGACtttctgaaaaaatatataatatatataaactctcTCGACATTCTAAATGGAAAAAGAGTGGGAAATGCAACCTTTAACATGATGAATAGTGACGTAAGAGGGCATGTGTAATTAATGACATATAGGTAGGTTTGGTAATATGatacacaaaatttttattttattttattttattattaaaatttttaaaaacttttttatataatatataattaattttttaattttttaaaacttttaaataataataatattaaaaaataatattttaaattttcatctaaatatacaaaattatatgctcACTGTCCATACCTATCGATACCTAACAGCTTATAGGGTGGCTTACGGTAGTCAGCAGTAACTCCCGAGTTGACTGGGGGACACTACGGTCATTGTACAGTATGGCAGTAATGAGTTGACTATGGTTTTTAgagataataattattttgaggGATAAATTCATATGACTGGTTTTTATTGCCATTACTGtcgataataataataataataataataattctatttcaCTACTGTCTCTGACTCACCGCATTATGACATGACGTACCGTACGCAGTCCTGACTTTGTTTTGTGGAGATGAGTCGTCAAAGAGAACCCCTAAATATGGGCCAGACTTTTGTTGTCTCTTTACTTCCTTCAGTCCATCAATTCTCTGTTCGGCCCACTAAATACCACACTCCAACCTCCAGGCCCCTCGTTTTGTTGAAGCAACCGGTGGCAGCTCATCATCGGCTGCCTCAcgtgaatatttttaaaaaaattttattcatcattttacatcacacactatatataatttttaaatttttttttaccaagtGTGCATGTATAGAtatgatgagtaaaagaactcaattagtttataaataataaaaccaaaaataaaaaataaaaataagtgtagtgtgtgaagatgatgaataataaaaacttATGTTTTAGTATTGGATGATACTATTCAGTCCCTTCAAGTTATCTCTTCAAGTGTATGTTAgtgtattctattttttaaagaaaaatgatatttatagtcgtgGAATGCATAAACATCatataatttctttgaaaaaagttaataaattcgAGATccacacgaaaaaaaaaaaaaattaatagtatatctcattcttttttaagaGTATTGCATGACATCTGTGTACTCCATGAATGTATCCACAATTGTTCTTTTGTTAatgttaggaaaaaaaatattcaaatacactaatgataatttaaaaaaaaaatcaaaatacactAGCTATACACTTGAGGGCACAACTTAGCATTcttttgaatagtgagatgaattgagatagtttgtaaatagtagtgagattattaattgaaattaaatgagatgagtctCACCTCACCACTGTATCCAAACGGGCACTTAATAAAAGGGTATGTTTGAAAACTAAACtattttaagactatttaactattatttataaatagttcattactatttataaataattcactattattttcttattatttaaaaattattttactaatatttataaataatctgaGATAATCATAATATCGAGTCTAAGTCAATCAAGTCTTGCTACAAGGACGTtggttttgttgcatgatttTGATTACttgtgtattttaattttttttacattaaaataaaataaaaaatacactagcgGTCAAGAGCACGGGCAACCTAGCATTTTTcaagtaaataatataatataaataaatatattttttattttttattaatttaagtttttgttataaataataattttatgctTTGAGTCTGAATCATAACTCTACTTTCTATCTCATTAATTAGATATTTCACTTTTAGAACAAtgggtaattttataatattaaaaaaaatattaaaaatataatagtaagataaatattttagccaaaaatagattctataaaaataaacttatgtGAAGCCATGCTAGATAAATatgacttgatgtgatatgttagattggAAGATAAATATCGcttgatgtgatatgttaaattgtaaGATAAATATTACTTGATGcgatatattagattgtaaagttatttttattgtaaagtagatttaacgtatcatataaatcTTGTTAATTTGTAGTGTTAAGAACATAAATCTTCCCACGGGGGAAGAAATAACCATCCTTGGTTCATTAGGTCGACaacttggtttttgtttttttcttcgcTTTTGTCCCctcatcttcttttttccaCTTGTTTCACGGCCGTCTAGTAGACTAGGCCATGGATATTATATCGGGTTTATGttgtttttattcattttatgtggatttatttttgtaaaattattttgtaattatagttTTTCTCTATTAGTAATCTTATATAATTTGAGTATGAAATGGGTATGATTTTGTGAAATGGGTATCAATCTATTGTGTGAtgaatttttcttcatttggagtttgtgcatttttttaaagtcgTAGTTTCTGGTTATTGTGcaatttcctctctctctttaattttcttattgttaTTATCATTTGTTGGGTTACAAGTCTCcaacaatatattttctttgtttacttttccaacataatattagtttttgatGATTCTCTTCACACTCTTACTTTACAAGATTGATAGTTAATGTTATGGAGGGATAATGATGAAGAAAGATGTTTGATTgccagttttttattttattttgttagggTGGTTGAACTATTTCACTTTTTCAGGAAGTTTGTGCATGTCCttcttaattcaattcaatttagttATTCAATTAGaatttttggtgtttttgcaTTTTTATGGAAGTCTAGTAGTCTGTTTGTGCATTATTGGACATTAGTTCTTCCCTCAAGTAATCGAAAAATTATAGAAACAGAACATTATTGGACATTAGTTTTTCCAACACAACATTGCTGCATTTCCTTAGATTATGTTTTCTCATCTATTAATTGTAGTTGTTTACAATCTCTAAAGATATTGGTGACTCGGTGAGAATATTGGTGAAACATAGACAAAGGATTCATCTGACTTTGATTCTGAAGATGACTATGAGGAAGACTTCATTGACGATAGTGATCTTGAGATGTACTCTCGATCACATATGCCAAATAGTGGAGGTAGCTTGAAATTTTGGAAGACTTCTCTAACTTTGAGCAACACAAAATTTGAAGATTCAAGTGACCATGATGTTTGGATGGCATTGTTGATACTGAGTACAACGTTATCAgcatgttattattataattattagtaacTCTTTCCAAGACAATGAACAAACATTGAAGGAAGCTAATACcttctaatttataatttaggatGATTCGCCGAATCCAATGAaatgtgtgcatgcatgtaatttttcattgtattgTTAAGTTTTGATTCTGATTGGTTCAATTTCTAAGAGTTCTTGATTTGGTGTTGGTTCAGTTGTTGAAACTAATTGTGGTTTTGGTATTGAAAATAGCCGACCTGaccatttaaataattttaaataaaaattaaattattaattaatatataaaatatatttataaaatatataaaacaaatattattaaaatatataatataatattattattttaattttaaaataattaatataatatgaattaatttaactaaaatttaatgttatagcTAAAATATAAACTTGGCACATTGTCAATGCTCTTGGATGTAACAGGGAGTAATCACCTTCTGaactctttttgtttcaataatattataagattatttaCGTAGGGTAAAAAACAACCTTAAAACTGTTCACGCAATAAATTCAAATAAGGTTGGGAATCTAACCCTTtaacatgtatatttttttattttaatgaaatttttttgtttagaaagaaataataataataataataattaacgGTAGCTTCTCGTTGATCAAGATTCTTCAAtacttattaaattttcatagtAGAAAGGATTCACTCTATTtgtcaaatttttgttttagactTACTTCAtctagttgtattatttttattataataaagtaaGTTTAAACttgtagagaaaaaaaaaaaaaaaaccagccgTGGTGTCGCTTTCAAACTGTCCACTGTTACACACCCGACATCTACTCAACAAACAAATAATGGTTGCTTGCTGCTCTGGTTTTACATACAGTTGCCTACCAGCTACTCCTCAGCCTCGCTCCATCTTACTAGCCCTAGACTTGCCTGGACATCCATATGGCTGTTCTCCTTAAAGGTATTTAGGGCAGGtttagtaattaaaataaaatataaaatttttatctcatcttattttattattatatttttttaaatttttat
This window of the Juglans regia cultivar Chandler chromosome 12, Walnut 2.0, whole genome shotgun sequence genome carries:
- the LOC109005076 gene encoding protein TIFY 4B-like isoform X1 — encoded protein: MSAAATTTTTTTCRSILDKPLNQLTEEDISQLTREDCRKFLKDKGMRRPSWNKSQAIQQVISLKALLEPSVDDSASGVLRKAVVSLPRATSNSVDSVKEPSPDVQVSLSAEESQGRKDPPKSAPSGDRSADIDNNAVSPRSPCATNPSVGQMTIFYCGKVNVYDGVPTDKAQAIMHLAASPIHLPQDDALCGAAALWSPCHLQISSDKDHLIPPCNNISHIMQTEKMTEYAQQYRDKGSIPRDPDVEGQANRKVSLQRYLEKRKDRGRLKIKKNMGSTNSSLEMYLNHQVRTHAPNGKSSRSSTSSPPQHGLPQTLVSSVDNQLKSAGLAVDLNDKDVQDC
- the LOC109005076 gene encoding protein TIFY 4B-like isoform X2 — protein: MSAAATTTTTTTCRSILDKPLNQLTEEDISQLTREDCRKFLKDKGMRRPSWNKSQAIQQVISLKALLEPSVDDSASGVLRKAVVSLPRATSNSVDSVKEPSPDVQVSLSAEESQGRKDPPKSAPSGDRSADIDNNAVSPRSPCATNPSVGQMTIFYCGKVNVYDGVPTDKAQAIMHLAASPIHLPQDDALCGAAALWSPCHLQISSDKDHLIPPCNNISHIMQTEKMTEYAQQYRDKGSIPRDPEGQANRKVSLQRYLEKRKDRGRLKIKKNMGSTNSSLEMYLNHQVRTHAPNGKSSRSSTSSPPQHGLPQTLVSSVDNQLKSAGLAVDLNDKDVQDC